Proteins encoded together in one Chitinophaga varians window:
- a CDS encoding ABC transporter permease, which produces MFLRYIQIAFRNLRRQRLFAFINIAGLALSMTVCLMVLKSTKKNFSYDKFHPAASRTWRITSQATTQEGKHYHMASSPLPLATVLRQDYAIAEEVVRLYSVLSGTVLEGKKKLPVQGTFTEPSFFHVFGFRLKSGDPATALSAPNSIVLSEATAGRIFGNTPAMGKVVHFERLGDYIVTGIMAPSPGLSHIDYDAYASLSSVPALEQQGILPGRLTDWNQVQDGYTYVKLKPDVSTSSLATALTFISQRFYQPAAKGIGSIRLEQQSLGSISPSHELYNDIGSAPPWGKVLAEIAVALGLLICACFNYTNLSIVRSLQRAREVGVRKVNGALRWQVFMQFITESVVMCMLSLVLAVLLLILAENYTSVGIGFLSGEPVDFALFGWFLVFSLLTGILAGIIPAWALSSFQPAKVLRNMVDIKLFGGLGLRKTLIVIQFTLSLTAIIFFVTVYRQFAYKEDFNMGFSRDNILDVPLADADFQLMKDRMMQVKGVEAITASSGVLGVPRHSGFLQVKTETNGNRMQIGYYAGDADFLKIMQLKLLAGSNFPATMSREHEQYIIVNEQMVKSLNLKSPSDAIGKTIWLSDSSMVSIIGVIKDFNYQPIEAPIFPMAIRFVPGEFKQLQILVNTKDKETLMAGIKTAWLEMHPGETFSAEWMSDLLHEKTSGKEPVSAVAILVLMITVIAALGLLGVVSYTTFTRRREIGVRKVMGAGVSGLVLLLSRNYLRLILLAGLIALPLGYLGSQLFLRIFANRVSIGFFTLAGSFAVLLCIALLAIISQTWRAASSNPVDVLRND; this is translated from the coding sequence ATGTTTCTCCGTTATATACAAATAGCATTCAGGAACCTGCGCCGGCAAAGGTTGTTTGCCTTTATCAATATTGCCGGTCTTGCATTAAGCATGACGGTATGTTTGATGGTGTTGAAGTCCACCAAAAAGAATTTCAGCTACGATAAGTTCCATCCTGCTGCTTCCCGCACCTGGCGTATTACTTCCCAGGCCACCACGCAGGAAGGGAAACATTATCACATGGCCAGTTCACCGTTGCCCCTGGCAACGGTATTGCGGCAGGACTATGCTATAGCGGAAGAAGTAGTGCGTTTGTATAGTGTATTATCCGGCACAGTGCTGGAGGGGAAAAAGAAATTGCCGGTACAGGGCACTTTCACAGAGCCCTCTTTTTTTCATGTGTTCGGTTTCAGGCTGAAGAGCGGAGATCCGGCTACGGCTTTATCTGCGCCCAACAGCATTGTATTGAGTGAAGCAACGGCCGGCAGGATATTCGGAAACACGCCTGCCATGGGCAAGGTGGTACATTTTGAGCGGCTGGGGGATTATATTGTTACCGGTATTATGGCGCCTTCTCCGGGTCTGAGCCATATCGATTATGACGCCTATGCTTCGTTGTCATCTGTGCCGGCGCTGGAACAGCAGGGCATATTGCCCGGCCGGCTGACGGACTGGAACCAGGTGCAGGACGGGTATACTTATGTGAAGCTCAAACCCGATGTCAGCACATCTTCATTGGCTACGGCTTTGACATTTATATCCCAACGGTTTTACCAGCCCGCGGCCAAAGGCATTGGCAGTATCAGGCTGGAACAGCAGTCTCTTGGCAGCATTTCGCCTTCACATGAATTATACAACGACATTGGCAGTGCTCCGCCATGGGGCAAGGTGCTGGCGGAAATAGCCGTTGCCCTGGGACTGTTGATATGCGCCTGTTTTAACTATACCAACCTTTCTATAGTACGTTCCCTGCAACGGGCACGGGAAGTGGGTGTTCGCAAGGTAAACGGGGCATTACGCTGGCAGGTGTTTATGCAGTTTATTACCGAATCTGTTGTGATGTGCATGCTCTCGCTGGTACTGGCGGTACTGCTGCTGATACTCGCAGAAAACTACACGTCTGTCGGTATCGGTTTCCTTTCCGGCGAACCGGTTGACTTTGCGCTGTTTGGATGGTTCCTGGTCTTCAGCCTGCTGACGGGTATCCTGGCGGGTATTATCCCGGCCTGGGCCCTGTCTTCCTTTCAGCCGGCCAAAGTACTGCGCAATATGGTGGACATCAAATTATTCGGCGGGCTGGGCTTGCGCAAGACGCTTATCGTGATACAGTTCACGTTATCGCTTACGGCTATTATCTTTTTTGTGACCGTATACCGGCAGTTTGCCTATAAAGAGGATTTTAACATGGGATTCTCCAGGGATAATATTTTGGATGTTCCCCTGGCAGATGCTGATTTCCAACTGATGAAAGACCGTATGATGCAGGTGAAAGGCGTAGAGGCGATCACTGCCAGTTCCGGCGTGCTGGGCGTTCCGCGTCATAGTGGTTTTTTGCAGGTGAAGACAGAAACGAATGGCAACCGTATGCAAATTGGCTACTATGCGGGCGATGCCGACTTCCTGAAAATTATGCAGCTGAAGCTGCTGGCAGGATCTAACTTTCCGGCCACCATGTCAAGGGAGCATGAGCAATACATTATTGTCAATGAACAAATGGTAAAGTCCCTGAACCTCAAATCACCGTCAGACGCCATTGGCAAGACGATATGGCTCTCTGACTCCTCGATGGTCAGCATCATCGGTGTAATAAAAGATTTTAATTATCAACCTATAGAGGCACCCATATTTCCAATGGCGATAAGGTTTGTGCCAGGCGAGTTCAAACAACTGCAGATACTGGTAAATACGAAAGATAAGGAAACACTGATGGCCGGAATTAAAACGGCCTGGCTGGAAATGCACCCGGGAGAGACGTTTTCGGCTGAGTGGATGAGTGATTTGCTGCATGAGAAAACGAGCGGAAAAGAACCTGTGTCCGCAGTGGCAATACTGGTATTGATGATTACAGTTATTGCTGCGCTGGGGCTGCTGGGCGTGGTGTCTTATACTACGTTTACCCGTCGCCGGGAGATTGGCGTACGCAAGGTGATGGGGGCCGGAGTGTCCGGACTGGTGCTGTTGCTGTCCCGCAATTATCTCCGGTTGATTTTACTGGCAGGCCTGATCGCTTTACCGCTGGGATATCTGGGCAGTCAGCTGTTCCTGCGCATATTTGCCAACCGCGTTAGTATCGGGTTCTTTACACTGGCAGGAAGTTTTGCCGTATTGTTGTGCATAGCGCTGCTGGCGATCATCTCCCAGACATGGCGCGCAGCGTCGTCTAACCCGGTGGATGTATTAAGGAATGACTAA
- a CDS encoding ABC transporter permease has protein sequence MFTSYLKIAWRNLWKQKVFATVNMAGMSIAICAALLLSLTAYHEWSYDNFQENKDHVYQLYRQDNTGKGIRVNKSFSEPMAGVLQKEVPGVKHVSRIGGGDMPVRYKDKNIYLDVEMVDAPFLEMFSFPLQQGNKQTALGNLDQLVLTQNSAKALFNEENPVGKALEVKIGDRWKPFVVSAVTDNIPDNSSITFEALVRFENVEDYSNIRDNWNVSSYPLMVEVAPAVSAAAFGKSLVPITHKYLADLINSLKSMDGVPDKDGELLRINTIALKDIHLSPYSSFGSGLRPFYPWMMLMLACLIIGIACVNFINLSIARSFTRGSEIGLRKALGAMDRQLMLQFWSEAFLLCLVSLIVSLLLAVLLLPYYNATFRHQLSFQLFRNGWIVLGTALGFFLVTLLAGGYPAWKIARVNIIQVLKGKLNLNRSSGVRNGLIVFQFMVAAVLISCTAIIWQQINFIHATPLGYNTTQVISIPADNAPLQSRTAFGNRLATEPSVVSVSGSILNLGIGMDGSSGNWTRGFDHKGGHISTQCMVVDYDYVKTLGLKMVAGRDFSRQYGTDSSGVVINEQLAKQLNEKDPLGATINTGGPVYHVIGVMKDYHFESLHKKIEPLMLTMDAQSRMNYLFVRVNTDHPAAAMAHISAIWKEVNPLAKNTPSFLDENVDRLYREEGRFSRIFMSGAILAISISCMGLFAIAVMVVAQRRREIGIRKVLGASVGSIVVLLSGDFLKLVLIAVLVATPLSWYLMQRWLNGFAFHVEIRWWMFAGVCLLAVVVALATTGLQTIRAALANPAASLKVD, from the coding sequence ATGTTTACAAGCTACCTTAAGATTGCGTGGAGAAACTTATGGAAACAGAAGGTATTTGCTACGGTCAATATGGCTGGCATGAGTATCGCCATCTGCGCGGCACTGCTGCTATCCCTTACTGCTTACCATGAATGGTCCTATGACAATTTCCAGGAAAATAAGGACCATGTGTACCAGCTGTACCGGCAGGACAATACCGGTAAAGGTATACGGGTCAACAAGAGCTTCTCAGAACCGATGGCCGGCGTATTGCAAAAGGAAGTGCCGGGGGTAAAGCACGTTTCCCGCATCGGTGGTGGGGACATGCCTGTGCGGTATAAGGACAAAAATATTTACCTGGACGTGGAAATGGTAGATGCCCCTTTTCTGGAGATGTTTTCTTTTCCCCTACAGCAGGGCAACAAACAAACAGCCCTGGGAAACCTCGATCAGCTGGTGCTGACACAAAACTCGGCGAAAGCGCTGTTCAATGAAGAGAACCCCGTAGGAAAAGCGCTGGAAGTCAAAATCGGCGATCGTTGGAAACCCTTCGTTGTTTCCGCAGTGACGGACAATATACCCGACAACTCCAGCATCACCTTTGAAGCACTGGTCCGCTTTGAGAATGTAGAAGATTACAGCAATATCCGGGACAACTGGAATGTTTCCAGTTATCCGTTAATGGTAGAAGTAGCGCCTGCTGTCAGTGCGGCGGCCTTTGGCAAAAGCCTGGTCCCTATTACACATAAGTATTTGGCGGACCTTATCAACAGCCTGAAAAGCATGGACGGCGTACCCGATAAAGACGGAGAGTTGTTGCGTATAAATACCATTGCGCTGAAAGATATACACCTTTCCCCCTATAGCTCATTTGGCAGCGGGTTGCGTCCTTTTTATCCATGGATGATGCTGATGCTGGCCTGCCTGATCATAGGCATTGCCTGTGTGAATTTTATTAACCTGTCCATCGCCAGATCGTTTACCCGTGGCAGTGAGATCGGGCTGCGAAAGGCACTGGGCGCTATGGACAGGCAGCTGATGCTGCAATTTTGGAGTGAGGCTTTTCTGCTTTGTTTGGTATCTCTGATAGTGAGCCTGTTACTGGCTGTGCTGCTCCTGCCTTATTACAATGCCACCTTCCGGCATCAGCTGAGTTTTCAGCTTTTCCGCAACGGCTGGATAGTACTGGGTACGGCGCTGGGATTCTTCCTTGTAACACTGCTGGCGGGTGGTTACCCTGCCTGGAAAATAGCCAGGGTCAATATTATACAGGTGCTGAAAGGTAAACTGAACCTAAACCGCAGCAGTGGCGTGCGTAACGGCCTGATAGTTTTCCAGTTCATGGTAGCGGCGGTATTAATCAGCTGTACGGCCATTATCTGGCAGCAGATTAATTTCATACATGCCACACCGTTAGGTTACAATACCACGCAGGTCATCAGTATCCCGGCAGATAATGCCCCGTTGCAGTCCCGCACCGCTTTCGGTAACCGGCTGGCCACGGAGCCTTCGGTAGTAAGCGTTTCCGGCAGTATACTGAACCTGGGCATCGGAATGGACGGATCTTCCGGTAACTGGACACGTGGCTTTGACCACAAAGGAGGCCATATCAGCACGCAGTGCATGGTGGTAGACTATGATTATGTGAAAACGCTGGGGCTGAAGATGGTGGCTGGCAGGGACTTTTCCCGCCAGTATGGGACAGATTCCTCCGGGGTGGTGATCAATGAACAACTGGCCAAACAGCTGAACGAAAAGGACCCGCTGGGCGCAACGATTAATACCGGTGGTCCGGTTTATCACGTCATCGGTGTGATGAAGGATTATCATTTTGAGTCCCTGCACAAAAAAATAGAACCGCTGATGTTGACAATGGATGCGCAGTCCCGGATGAATTATTTGTTCGTGAGGGTGAATACTGACCATCCGGCCGCAGCGATGGCGCATATCAGTGCTATCTGGAAGGAAGTTAACCCGTTGGCAAAGAACACACCCAGTTTTCTCGATGAGAATGTTGACCGGCTGTACCGCGAGGAGGGCCGTTTCTCCAGGATATTTATGAGTGGCGCCATACTCGCCATTTCCATCTCCTGCATGGGGCTTTTTGCTATTGCCGTAATGGTAGTGGCACAACGGCGCAGGGAAATAGGCATTCGCAAGGTACTGGGCGCTTCTGTGGGCAGTATTGTGGTGCTGCTGTCGGGAGATTTCCTGAAACTGGTGCTGATAGCGGTACTGGTGGCCACGCCGCTGTCGTGGTACCTCATGCAGCGATGGCTGAATGGATTTGCTTTCCATGTGGAAATCCGGTGGTGGATGTTTGCAGGCGTTTGCCTGCTGGCGGTGGTGGTCGCCCTGGCTACTACCGGACTGCAAACCATACGGGCTGCATTGGCTAACCCGGCAGCCAGTTTGAAAGTTGATTAG
- a CDS encoding ABC transporter permease, with protein sequence MWKNYFRIAVKNLLKRKLYAGINVFGLATAIACFVLLSLYLENEWTYDRWYKNVSEIYRIRLDYGVKGEKLVQTAVTPNILATTIKGLPEVQKVVRVYHRNVSIRYADKSANENRFIYADAPFFQLFSFPLKTGNAATVLNGPNMVVISASMAKKYFGDTDPVGKTLMINGDRPFQVTGVAVDAPSNTHLKFDFVASYSTLQLREYWGSANYYTYVQVQNPAQLSTLQASLTAIGKQQLSDEERSGGAVLNFVPERVSDIHLYSVAADMEERGDIRYNYIFALIGGMLLIIACVNFMNLATARSTERSREVGVRKALGAHRGQLFWQFMMESALLTGIAMGVGLLLAKLLLPAFNQLADTQLQMGGAGGYRIYFVLIGVFVLVSFVTGIYPALFLSGFRPVQVLKGSQAATPKGRGIRQSLVVFQFAASVFFIICTLIVQRQMQYIQHKKLGLDRSEVLVLSGFKGDAQQLASLKGQLLQLSGVTNVTAAAESPVFIQGGYSINNIEGRQPNYELNINALPIERDFLKTMGIALLAGEDLTHADIADILKEKSEERAYHFFLNETAVKKLGWAPEVAVGKRITLNGRVGTVKGVIRDFHFATMKSKIEPVVIFPEYDWFHEIYVKTGGSDNRQVIAAIAALWKEKLPAVPFDYHFLDDDFNRMYQSEYRVGAVLGTFATLVMVVSCLGLLGLATLTTQQRTREIGIRKVLGASVTSVVAMLSKDFIKLVLMALVIAIPVAWFVGHNWLNAFAYHASLSIWLFLMAGALVILVALLTVSLQSVKTATMNPVKSLRSE encoded by the coding sequence ATGTGGAAAAACTATTTTAGAATAGCGGTCAAAAATCTCCTGAAACGTAAGTTATACGCAGGTATCAACGTTTTCGGGCTGGCTACCGCCATCGCTTGTTTTGTATTGTTGTCCCTGTACCTTGAAAACGAATGGACTTACGACAGGTGGTACAAAAACGTATCGGAGATATACCGTATCCGGCTGGATTACGGCGTAAAAGGGGAGAAACTGGTGCAAACAGCCGTGACGCCGAATATCCTGGCAACCACCATCAAAGGTCTGCCGGAAGTTCAGAAGGTGGTGCGCGTGTATCACCGGAATGTGAGTATCCGGTATGCAGACAAAAGCGCAAACGAAAACCGCTTCATCTACGCAGATGCACCATTTTTTCAGCTGTTCTCCTTTCCGCTGAAAACAGGTAATGCCGCAACGGTGCTCAACGGGCCTAACATGGTGGTCATTTCTGCTTCCATGGCGAAAAAATATTTCGGCGATACCGATCCGGTAGGGAAAACCCTGATGATCAATGGCGACCGTCCTTTTCAGGTGACCGGTGTGGCTGTCGATGCTCCGTCCAATACACATCTTAAGTTTGATTTTGTGGCCAGCTACAGTACGCTGCAATTGCGCGAATACTGGGGATCAGCCAACTACTACACCTATGTGCAGGTACAAAACCCGGCCCAATTGAGTACGCTGCAGGCCAGCCTTACGGCTATCGGCAAACAACAACTCAGTGATGAGGAGCGTAGTGGCGGAGCGGTCCTGAATTTCGTGCCGGAGCGTGTTTCAGATATCCATCTGTATTCAGTGGCGGCAGATATGGAAGAAAGAGGGGACATACGCTACAATTATATATTCGCGCTAATAGGAGGCATGTTGCTGATCATCGCCTGCGTCAACTTCATGAACCTGGCCACTGCGCGGTCTACCGAGAGAAGCCGGGAAGTGGGCGTACGCAAGGCCTTGGGGGCGCATCGGGGACAGCTCTTCTGGCAGTTTATGATGGAGTCTGCACTGCTCACCGGTATCGCGATGGGCGTGGGGCTGCTGCTGGCGAAGCTGCTGCTGCCGGCTTTTAATCAGCTGGCGGATACGCAGCTGCAGATGGGCGGCGCCGGTGGTTACCGGATTTATTTTGTACTCATCGGCGTATTTGTGCTGGTTTCATTTGTGACAGGTATTTATCCGGCTTTATTCCTTTCCGGTTTCAGGCCTGTACAGGTGCTGAAAGGCTCGCAGGCGGCCACTCCCAAAGGACGTGGTATCCGTCAGTCGCTGGTGGTGTTCCAGTTTGCTGCTTCTGTTTTCTTTATCATATGTACCCTCATTGTACAGCGTCAAATGCAATATATCCAGCATAAAAAGCTGGGGCTCGACCGCTCCGAAGTGCTGGTGCTGAGCGGGTTTAAAGGGGATGCGCAGCAACTGGCGTCTCTTAAAGGGCAGCTGTTGCAACTCTCCGGTGTCACAAATGTAACGGCCGCTGCAGAATCACCTGTGTTTATTCAGGGGGGCTACAGCATTAACAATATCGAAGGCAGACAGCCGAATTATGAATTGAACATCAATGCTTTGCCGATTGAAAGAGATTTTCTGAAAACCATGGGAATCGCCCTGTTGGCGGGAGAAGACCTTACCCATGCTGATATAGCGGATATCCTGAAAGAAAAATCAGAAGAAAGGGCCTATCACTTCTTCCTGAATGAAACAGCGGTCAAAAAACTGGGATGGGCGCCGGAAGTGGCGGTAGGCAAGCGAATAACGCTCAATGGTCGTGTGGGAACGGTAAAGGGGGTTATCAGGGATTTTCACTTTGCTACCATGAAAAGCAAGATAGAACCTGTTGTCATATTCCCGGAGTATGACTGGTTCCATGAGATATACGTTAAAACAGGCGGAAGTGACAACCGGCAGGTGATTGCTGCGATAGCGGCGCTCTGGAAAGAAAAACTGCCCGCAGTGCCGTTTGATTATCATTTCCTGGACGATGATTTTAACCGGATGTACCAGTCGGAATATCGGGTAGGCGCTGTACTGGGCACTTTTGCCACATTGGTAATGGTGGTGTCCTGCCTGGGTTTACTGGGGTTGGCGACACTCACTACGCAACAACGGACACGGGAGATTGGCATCCGCAAAGTGCTGGGCGCTTCGGTGACCAGTGTGGTGGCCATGTTATCAAAAGATTTTATCAAACTGGTGCTGATGGCGCTGGTGATAGCCATACCAGTAGCCTGGTTTGTTGGTCATAACTGGCTGAATGCTTTTGCCTACCATGCTTCGCTGAGCATCTGGCTTTTCCTGATGGCAGGCGCACTGGTTATTTTAGTAGCCCTGCTGACGGTCAGCCTGCAGTCCGTGAAAACGGCGACTATGAACCCGGTGAAGAGTCTCAGATCGGAATAA
- a CDS encoding ABC transporter permease codes for MFRNYLLVAIRNIWRNKVFSLLNILGLVTGISAALVVYLVVFYESGFNKAVPRGNDVYRIVSTISFSGDSVKNSGVTVPVIAVAETNIPQIEKAVHFFINNTTDRITVDGKDFPNKEDVIFADRNYMDLLGYEWLGGNAATALSQPLSVVLTKERARLYFPGLPVDQVLGKQVLYDDSIRVTVTGVVKDLSHTTDFWFGEMISMSTLESNSSFKQIYLDQDWSSTSSSTQLLVKLRPFARPEDAAAVLKSYVEPHNTKDSKMVLSLQPLSDLHFNTDFQAYRRTADRKQLNILTWVAVALLGLAVINFVNLTTAQASRRAKETGIRKAIGGTTRQLIRQFLGETMVLTLLAAMLSLLMAPLLIISFHAFLPEDLPVAQLYTAPVLMFLFTLAVVVALAAGIYPAYVLARFQPVAVLKSNTGHKGGKVWVRQTLTAVQFTIAQFFVIATLVVSKQIHFSLNKDLGFRKDAILTITTPRLDPDPSRRRLLESRIATLPEVDRVSLSGRTPVMSGWMTISMKYNNGRQEIEKVVDVRYGDSAYLPVYNLRLLAGRNIVTSDSVREWLLNETAVRAFGFKRPQDAIGQLVEGHPVVGVVGNFNVGSMRREIPAVAIGSDALRNHRTLHVRLRNAGEGGVVWKNAFAGMEKVWKEIYPREEFSYEFLDKTVENLYRKEQQMGNLLNWCAGLAIFISIVGLLGLVIFMTDQRTKEIGIRKVLGATVWQVVGMLTTDFMKPVLVAFLLAIPVSWWAVDRWLQTFAYRTGLSWWVFAAGGVIMAIMALTAMSLKTVRAALSNPVNTLKTE; via the coding sequence ATGTTTAGAAACTATTTGCTTGTAGCAATCAGAAATATATGGCGCAATAAAGTCTTCTCCCTGCTGAACATCCTGGGACTGGTGACCGGTATCAGCGCGGCACTGGTGGTATACCTGGTAGTGTTTTATGAGTCGGGTTTTAATAAGGCCGTACCCCGTGGAAACGATGTTTACAGGATCGTTTCCACGATCAGCTTCTCCGGCGACAGCGTAAAAAACAGCGGTGTAACCGTTCCCGTTATAGCTGTGGCAGAAACGAACATACCGCAGATAGAAAAGGCCGTTCATTTTTTTATTAACAATACGACTGATCGTATTACGGTTGATGGAAAGGACTTTCCCAATAAGGAAGATGTCATTTTCGCTGACAGGAACTATATGGATTTGCTGGGGTATGAGTGGTTGGGCGGAAATGCCGCCACGGCGTTATCTCAGCCGCTTTCCGTAGTACTTACAAAGGAACGTGCCCGGTTGTATTTTCCCGGTCTGCCGGTGGACCAGGTATTGGGAAAACAGGTGCTTTACGATGATAGTATCAGGGTTACTGTAACCGGTGTTGTGAAAGACCTGTCCCACACCACCGACTTCTGGTTTGGGGAGATGATCTCGATGTCTACCCTGGAGAGTAACAGTAGCTTTAAACAGATTTATCTTGACCAGGACTGGTCGAGCACCAGTTCTTCCACACAGCTGCTGGTGAAGCTCAGGCCTTTCGCCAGGCCGGAGGACGCGGCAGCCGTATTGAAAAGCTATGTCGAGCCACACAACACAAAGGATTCTAAAATGGTTTTGTCACTGCAGCCACTGAGTGATCTGCATTTTAACACGGACTTTCAGGCTTATCGCCGTACTGCGGACAGGAAGCAGCTGAATATACTGACCTGGGTGGCCGTGGCTTTATTGGGACTGGCGGTCATCAACTTTGTGAACCTGACCACGGCGCAGGCATCCCGCAGGGCAAAAGAAACCGGTATCCGTAAAGCAATCGGGGGGACTACCCGGCAGCTGATCAGGCAGTTCCTTGGGGAAACGATGGTCCTGACGTTGTTGGCGGCGATGCTTTCCTTATTAATGGCGCCGTTGCTGATCATCAGCTTTCATGCCTTTCTGCCGGAAGACCTGCCTGTAGCGCAACTATACACTGCGCCGGTGTTGATGTTCCTGTTTACGCTGGCGGTAGTGGTGGCGCTGGCAGCCGGTATTTATCCGGCTTATGTGCTGGCGCGGTTTCAGCCAGTGGCCGTGTTAAAGTCCAATACAGGCCATAAGGGCGGGAAGGTATGGGTGCGCCAGACGCTGACCGCCGTACAGTTTACCATAGCGCAGTTTTTTGTTATCGCCACGTTGGTGGTCAGTAAACAAATTCACTTTTCCTTAAATAAAGATCTGGGATTCCGGAAAGACGCCATCCTTACCATTACCACGCCGCGGCTCGATCCTGACCCGTCCAGGCGCAGGCTGCTGGAGAGCAGGATTGCCACCCTGCCTGAAGTGGACAGGGTGAGCCTTTCAGGACGAACACCTGTAATGAGCGGCTGGATGACTATCTCCATGAAATACAATAATGGCCGGCAGGAAATAGAAAAGGTGGTGGACGTGCGTTATGGCGACAGTGCTTATTTGCCGGTATACAACCTTCGGTTGCTGGCCGGCCGGAACATTGTTACCTCCGACTCAGTACGGGAATGGCTGCTGAATGAAACCGCTGTCAGGGCTTTCGGGTTTAAACGCCCGCAGGATGCCATCGGTCAGCTGGTAGAAGGACATCCGGTAGTAGGAGTGGTGGGCAACTTTAACGTGGGCAGTATGCGCCGCGAGATCCCTGCAGTGGCTATCGGCAGCGATGCATTGAGAAACCACCGGACCCTGCATGTGCGGTTGCGTAATGCAGGGGAAGGCGGGGTGGTTTGGAAAAATGCCTTCGCCGGCATGGAAAAAGTATGGAAAGAAATATACCCGAGGGAGGAATTCAGTTATGAATTCCTGGATAAAACCGTGGAAAACCTGTACCGGAAAGAACAACAGATGGGCAATCTGCTGAACTGGTGTGCCGGCCTGGCTATTTTCATCAGTATTGTCGGATTATTGGGGCTGGTTATTTTCATGACAGACCAGCGTACAAAAGAAATAGGTATCCGTAAAGTGCTGGGAGCTACGGTCTGGCAGGTGGTCGGCATGTTGACCACTGATTTTATGAAGCCGGTACTGGTAGCGTTTTTATTGGCAATACCCGTGTCCTGGTGGGCCGTGGACCGGTGGTTGCAGACTTTCGCCTACCGCACAGGTCTTTCCTGGTGGGTGTTTGCCGCAGGAGGGGTGATCATGGCCATCATGGCTTTGACTGCGATGAGCCTGAAGACAGTGCGGGCAGCCCTCAGTAACCCGGTCAACACTTTAAAAACTGAATAA
- a CDS encoding ABC transporter ATP-binding protein — translation MIQLQKISKHYPVGFGKNEILKDIDLTIEEGEFVSIMGPSGSGKSTLLHILGLLEEPSAGQYLFQGERVDKMNEKKRTQLHRGAIGFVFQAYHLIDELTVYENIETPLLYKSLSSSERKSKVADVLDRFNMVAKKDLFPNQLSGGQQQLVGIARAIVAEPRVILADEPTGNLHSDQAKVIMELFKQLNEQDKITIIQVTHSDLNATYGNRIIQIRDGHIQG, via the coding sequence ATGATACAACTGCAGAAAATATCCAAGCATTACCCGGTAGGATTTGGTAAAAACGAGATCCTGAAAGATATAGACCTGACTATTGAAGAGGGTGAATTTGTGTCCATTATGGGACCTTCCGGATCCGGTAAGTCAACACTGCTGCATATTCTGGGGCTGCTGGAAGAACCTTCTGCCGGACAATACCTCTTTCAGGGAGAACGGGTGGATAAAATGAACGAAAAAAAGCGGACGCAGTTACACCGCGGTGCCATCGGGTTTGTGTTTCAGGCGTACCATCTGATCGATGAGCTGACTGTTTATGAAAACATTGAGACCCCGCTGTTATATAAAAGCCTCTCCAGCTCCGAAAGGAAAAGTAAAGTGGCCGACGTGCTGGACCGTTTTAATATGGTTGCCAAGAAAGACCTTTTCCCTAATCAGCTTTCCGGCGGGCAGCAACAACTGGTGGGAATAGCTCGTGCTATTGTGGCCGAGCCCCGGGTGATACTGGCAGATGAGCCTACCGGTAACCTCCATTCCGATCAGGCTAAAGTTATCATGGAACTCTTTAAACAACTCAATGAACAGGATAAAATAACCATCATACAGGTAACCCACTCTGACCTGAATGCAACCTATGGAAACCGGATCATTCAGATCCGGGACGGACATATACAGGGATAA